The DNA sequence AGGATTGGTACCGCCACCGTCGTCATTTACAGTAATGGTACCAGCGTCGGCCATGCACTGACTGAAAGCTTGGGGCGCTAAGGCCTGTGAAAGCAAAAATAAGGCCAATAAGAGAAAGGAATACTTACTCATAGTAATAGATATTTAGATAAATATTACGAGTAGCTTCAATGCAATTCCTAGAGAGATTTAACTCACCTGATTAAATCTTGAAGTCTTGATACCACTGTTCGCAATAAATCCGGAGTAGGTAAAGTCAGTGATAGTTGTAAATCCGACCCAAAAAGTACGATTAATTTTTGAATCAACAGCAAAAAAAGTAGAAAGATGCGGGCTGCTTCGCGCCCTTTTGGTAGAGGGTGATGGAATCGCCCGATATCTCTTTACTACTTTCCCCTAGGCAAAGTCTGACTAAAAATGATCCGCGCTGGCGAGGTCCCATTCTACTTTCCAGTTTTCGGGTACGGTTGCTTCATTGAGGAGCGAACCCGTGGTTAGGTAAGGGAAGATCTGGCTATAGCGGCGCACCTCATTGAGGCTGGTACGTCGGAAAATATGCTGGCGATTAATCTGCTGGGTACTCGTCAAACCTGCTGCGCCGAGAAGTTCCTGGACGCTGTGGATGGTTTTGTTATGGAAACTGGCTACGCGCTTTTTTTTGTCGCTGACTACGAGGCCGGCCACCAATTCGGGGTCTTGGGTAGCTACACCAGTTGGGCAATTGTTTTTGTTGCATTCAAGTGCCTGTATACATCCCAGGGCCAGCATCATGGCGCGGGCACTGTAGGTAGCATCTGCTCCCAGGGCCAGGGCACGGATGATATGAAAACCCGTAAAGACCTTGCCGGAAGCCAGCAGGGTGATGTGTTTTTTGAGATCGAAGCCTACCAAGGTATCATAAGCAAAAGCCAATCCTTCTTTAAAAGGCATACCCACCGAATCGGAAAACTCGATAGGTGCTGCTCCGGTGCCACCTTCCCCACCATCTACGGTGATAAAGTCAGGATAGATACCCGTCTCTACCATCGCTTTACAAATACCTATAAACTCGCTGGGTTGGCCAATGCAAAGCTTGAAACCGATGGGCTTACCACCGCTGAGTTCGCGCATTTGCTGGATCAATTGGAGCAGCCCTTTGGGGGTAGAGAAGGCTTTGTGGAAAGGTGGAGAAAGCACTGCCGTTCCCGGTTCTACACCACGGATTTTAGCAATTTCAGGGGTATTTTTCTTCGCGGGTAAAATACCTCCATGACCAGGCTTCGCCCCTTGCGATAGCTTGAGCTCGATCATTTTGATGTTGGGAGTCTGGGAACGTTGGGCAAATTTTTCGGCATCAAAACCGCCGTCTTTTGCGCGGCAGCCAAAATAGCCGGTACCGACTTGCCAGATAAGGTCGCCCTGGAAAGTTTCGTGGTAAGGACTTACGCCACCTTCGCCGGTATTGTGAGCAAAGTTACCGATTTTTGCTCCTCCGTTGAGGGCTTCAATGGCGGCAGAACTGAGGCTCCCGAAACTCATTGCGGAAACGTTGAAGATGGAAGCCGAATAAGGGTGCTGGCATGCCTTGTTGCCAATCATTACGCGCGGTTCTTCCATTTCTTCCGCACTACGGGCAGCAATGG is a window from the Lewinella sp. LCG006 genome containing:
- a CDS encoding FMN-binding glutamate synthase family protein; the protein is MRNEFVVFALITVLGSIALGYFLNPNAYWLLLLFGPIAAIGFYDMAQDKHAIMRNFPILGRGRYVMEELRPKLYQYFIESDTNGRPISRTMRSVVYQRAKDQNDTTPFGTQLEVYEEGYEWMNHSIAARSAEEMEEPRVMIGNKACQHPYSASIFNVSAMSFGSLSSAAIEALNGGAKIGNFAHNTGEGGVSPYHETFQGDLIWQVGTGYFGCRAKDGGFDAEKFAQRSQTPNIKMIELKLSQGAKPGHGGILPAKKNTPEIAKIRGVEPGTAVLSPPFHKAFSTPKGLLQLIQQMRELSGGKPIGFKLCIGQPSEFIGICKAMVETGIYPDFITVDGGEGGTGAAPIEFSDSVGMPFKEGLAFAYDTLVGFDLKKHITLLASGKVFTGFHIIRALALGADATYSARAMMLALGCIQALECNKNNCPTGVATQDPELVAGLVVSDKKKRVASFHNKTIHSVQELLGAAGLTSTQQINRQHIFRRTSLNEVRRYSQIFPYLTTGSLLNEATVPENWKVEWDLASADHF